AGGGGGATGTATGGCCATAAAAGGTCTTGAGCAGGCCGTTGAAAACCTCAGCCGTATCAGCAGAACGGCGGTGCCCGGTGCCGCCGCAATGGCCATTAACCGCGTTGCTTCATCCGCGATATCGCAGTCGGCGTCACAGGTTGCCCGTGAGACAAAGGTACGCCGGAAACTGGTAAAGGAAAGGGCCAGGCTGAAAAGGGCCACGGTCAAAAATCCGCAGGCCAGAATCAAGGTTAACCGGGGGGATTTGCCCGTAATAAAGCTGGGTAACGCGCGGATTGTCCTGTCCCGACGCAGGCGTCGTAAAAAGGGGCAGCGTTCAGCCCTGAAAGGTGGCGGCAGCGTGCTTGTGGTGGGAAACCGTCGTATTCCCGGCGCGTTTATTCAGCAACTGAAAAATGGCCGGTGGCATGTCATGCAGCGTGTGGCCGGGAAAAACCGTTACCCCATTGATGTGGTGAAAATCCCGATGGCGGTGCCGCTGACCACGGCGTTTAAACAAAATATTGAGCGGATACGGCGTGAACGTCTTCCGAAAGAGCTGGGCTATGCGCTGCAGCATCAACTGAGGATGGTAATAAAGCGATGAAACATACTGAACTCCGTGCAGCCGTACTGGATGCACTGGAGAAGCATGACACCGGGGCGACGTTTTTTGATGGTCGCCCCGCTGTTTTTGATGAGGCGGATTTTCCGGCAGTTGCCGTTTATCTCACCGGCGCTGAATACACGGGCGAAGAGCTGGACAGCGATACCTGGCAGGCGGAGCTGCATATCGAAGTTTTCCTGCCTGCTCAGGTGCCGGATTCAGAGCTGGATGCGTGGATGGAGTCCCGGATTTATCCGGTGATGAGCGATATCCCGGCACTGTCAGATTTGATCACCAGTATGGTGGCCAGCGGCTATGACTACCGGCGCGACGATGATGCGGGCCTGTGGAGTTCAGCCGATCTGACTTATGTCATTACCTATGAAATGTGAGGACGATATGCCTGTACCAAATCCAGCAATACCGGTGAAAGGTGCCGGAACCACCCTGTGGGTTTATAACGGGAGCGGCGACCCTTATGCGAACCCGCTTTCAGACGTTGACTGGTCGCGTCTGGCAAAAGTTAAAGACCTGACGCCCGGCGAACTGACCGCTGAGTCCTATGACGACAGTTATCTCGATGATGAAGATGCGGACTGGACCGCGACCGGGCAGGGGCAGAAATCTGCCGGAGATACCAGCTTCACGCTGGCGTGGATGCCCGGAGAGCAGGGGCAGCAGGCGCTGCTGGCGTGGTTTAATGAAGGCGATACCCGTGCCTATAAAATCCGCTTCCCGAACGGCACGGTCGATGTGTTCCGTGGCTGGGTCAGCAGTATCGGTAAGGCGGTGACGGCGAAGGAAGTGATCACCCGCACGGTGAAAGTCACCAATGTGGGACGTCCGTCGATGGCAGAAGATCGCAGCACGGTAACAGCGGCAACCGGCATGACCGTGACGCCTGCCAGCACCTCGGTGGTGAAAGGGCAGAGCACCACGCTGACCGTGGCCTTCCAGCCGGAGGGCGTAACCGACAAGAGCTTTCGTGCGGTGTCTGCGGATAAAACAAAAGCCACCGTGTCGGTCAGTGGTATGACCATCACCGTGAACGGCGTTGCTGCAGGCAAGGTCAACATTCCGGTTGTATCCGGTAATGGTGAGTTTGCTGCGGTTGCAGAAATTACCGTCACCGCCAGTTAATCCGGAGAGTCAGCGATGTTCCTGAAAACCGAATCATTTGAACATAACGGTGTGACCGTCACGCTTTCTGAACTGTCAGCCCTGCAGCGCATTGAGCATCTCGCCCTGATGAAACGGCAGGCAGAACAGGCGGAGTCAGACAGCAACCGGAAGTTTACTGTGGAAGACGCCATCAGAACCGGCGCGTTTCTGGTGGCGATGTCCCTGTGGCATAACCATCCGCAGAAGACGCAGATGCCGTCCATGAATGAAGCCGTTAAACAGATTGAGCAGGAAGTGCTTACCACCTGGCCCACGGAGGCAATTTCTCATGCTGAAAACGTGGTGTACCGGCTGTCTGGTATGTATGAGTTTGTGGTGAATAATGCCCCTGAACAGACAGAGGACGCCGGGCCCGCAGAGCCTGTTTCTGCGGGAAAGTGTTCGACGGTGAGCTGAGTTTTGCCCTGAAACTGGCGCGTGAGATGGGGCGACCCGACTGGCGTGCCATGCTTGCCGGGATGTCATCCACGGAGTATGCCGACTGGCACCGCTTTTACAGTACCCATTATTTTCATGATGTTCTGCTGGATATGCACTTTTCCGGGCTGACGTACACCGTGCTCAGCCTGTTTTTCAGCGATCCGGATATGCATCCGCTGGATTTCAGTCTGCTGAACCGGCGCGAGGCTGACGAAGAGCCTGAAGATGATGTGCTGATGCAGAAAGCGGCAGGGCTTGCCGGAGGTGTCCGCTTTGGCCCGGACGGGAATGAAGTTATCCCCGCTTCCCCGGATGTGGCGGACATGACGGAGGATGACGTAATGCTGATGACAGTATCAGAAGGGATCGCAGGAGGAGTCCGGTATGGCTGAACCGGTAGGCGATCTGGTCGTTGATTTGAGTCTGGATGCGGCCAGATTTGACGAGCAGATGGCCAGAGTCAGGCGTCATTTTTCCGGTACGGAAAGTGATGCGAAAAAAACAGCGGCAGTCGTTGAACAGTCGCTGAGCCGACAGGCGCTGGCTGCACAGAAAGCGGGGATTTCCGTCGGGCAGTATAAAGCCGCCATGCGTATGCTGCCTGCACAGTTCACCGACGTGGCCACGCAGCTTGCAGGCGGGCAAAGTCCGTGGCTGATCCTGCTGCAACAGGGGGGGCAGGTGAAGGACTCCTTCGGCGGGATGATCCCCATGTTCAGGGGGCTTGCCGGTGCGATCACCCTGCCGATGGTGGGGGCCACCTCGCTGGCGGTGGCGACCGGTGCGCTGGCGTATGCCTGGTATCAGGGCAACTCAACCCTGTCCGATTTCAACAAAACGCTGGTCCTTTCCGGCAATCAGGCGGGACTGACGGCAGATCGTATGCTGGTCCTGTCCAGAGCCGGGCAGGCGGCAGGGCTGACGTTTAACCAGACCAGCGAGTCACTCAGCGCACTGGTTAAGGCGGGGGTAAGCGGTGAGGCTCAGATTGCGTCCATCAGCCAGAGTGTGGCGCGTTTCTCCTCTGCATCCGGCGTGGAGGTGGACAAGGTCGCTGAAGCCTTCGGGAAGCTGACCACAGACCCGACGTCGGGGCTGACGGCGATGGCACGCCAGTTCCATAACGTGACGGCGGAGCAGATTGCGTATGTTGCTCAGTTGCAGCGTTCCGGCGATGAAGCCGGGGCATTGCAGGCGGCGAACGAGGCCGCGACGAAAGGGTTTGATGACCAGACCCGCCGCCTGAAAGAGAACATGGGTACGCTGGAGACCTGGGCAGACAGGACAGCGCGGGCATTCAAATCCATGTGGGATGCGGTGCTGGATATTGGTCGTCCTGATACCGCGCAGGAGATGCTGATTAAGGCAGAGGCTGCGTTTAAGAAAGCGGACGACATCTGGAGTCTGCGCAAGGATGATTATTTTGTTAACGATGAAGCGCGGGCGCGTTACTGGGATGATCGTGAAAAGGCCCGTCTTGCGCTTGAAGCCGCGAGAAAGAAGGCTGAACAGCAGAGTCAACAGGACAAAAATGCGCAGCAGCAGAGCGATACTGAAGCGTCACGGCTGAAATATACCGAAGAGGCGCAGAAGGCTTACGAACGGCTGCAGACGCCGCTGGAGAAATATACCGCCCGTCAGGAAGAACTGAACAAGGCACTGAAGGACGGGAAAATTCTGCAGGCAGATTACAACACGCTGATGGCGGCGGCGAAAAAGGACTATGAAGCGACGCTGAAAAAGCCGAAACAGTCCGGCGTGAAGGTGTCTGCGGGCGATCGTCAGGAAGACAGTGCTCATGCTGCCCTGCTGACGCTTCAGGCTGAACTCCGGACGCTGGAGAAGCATGCCGGAGCAAATGAGAAAATCAGCCAGCAGCGCCGGGATTTGTGGAAGGCGGAGAGTCAGTTCGCGGTACTGGAGGAGGCGGCACAACGTCGCCAGCTGTCTGCACAGGAGAAATCCCTGCTGGCGCATAAAGATGAGACGCTGGAGTACAAACGCCAGCTGGCTGCACTTGGCGACAAGGTTACGTATCAGGAGCGCCTGAACGCGCTGGCGCAGCAGGCGGATAAATTCGCACAGCAGCAACGGGCAAAACGGGCCGCCATTGATGCGAAAAGCCGGGGGCTGACTGACCGGCAGGCAGAACGGGAAGCCACGGAACAGCGCCTGAAGGAACAGTATGGCGATAATCCGCTGGCGCTGAATAACGTCATGTCAGAGCAGAAAAAGACCTGGGCGGCTGAAGACCAGCTTCGCGGGAACTGGATGGCAGGCCTGAAGTCCGGCTGGAGTGAGTGGGAAGAGAGCGCCACGGACAGTATGTCGCAGGTAAAAAGTGCAGCCACGCAGACCTTTGATGGTATTGCACAGAATATGGCGGCGATGCTGACCGGCAGTGAGCAGAACTGGCGCAGCTTCACCCGTTCCGTGCTGTCCATGATGACAGAAATTCTGCTTAAGCAGGCAATGGTGGGGATTGTCGGAAGTATAGGCAGCGCCATTGGCGGCGGCGCATCAGCGTCAGGCGGTACAGCCATTCAGGCAGCTGCGGCGAAATTCCATTTTGCGACCGGAGGGTTTACGGGAACCGGCGGCAAATATGAGCCAGCGGGGATTGTTCACCGTGGTGAGTTTGTCTTCACGAAGGAGGCAACCAGCCGGATTGGCGTGGGGAATCTTTACCGGCTGATGCGCGGCTATGCGGAAGGTGGTTATGTGGGCGGTGCCGGAAGTCCGGCGCAGATGCGGCGGGCTGAAGGCATTAATTTTAATCAGAACAATCACGTGGTGATTCAGAACGACGGTACGAATGGTCTGCCAGGTCCACAGATGATGAAGGCAGTGTATGACATGGCCCGCAAGGGTGCCCGTGATGAAATTCAGACACAGATGCGTGATGGTGGCCTGTTCTCCGGAGGTGGACGATGAAAACCTTCCGCTGGAAAGTGAAACCCGGTATGGATGTGGCTTCGGCCCCTTCCGTAAGAAAGGTGCGCTTTGGTGATGGCTATTCCCAGCGAGCGCCTGCCGGGCTGAATGCCGACCTGAAAACGTACAGCGTGACGCTTTCTGTTCCCCGTTGGGAGGCCACGGCGCTTGAGTCGTTTCTGGCTGAGCACGGGGGCTGGAAATCCTTTCTGTGGACGCCGCCTTATGAGTGGCGGCAGATAAAGGTGACCTGCGCAAAATGGTCGTCGCGGGTCAGTATGCTGCGTGTTGAGTTCAGCGCAGAGTTTGAACAGGTGGTGAACTGATGCAGGATATCCGGCAGGAAACACTGAATGAATGCACCCGTGCGGAGCAGTCGGCCAGCGTGGTGCTCTGGGAAATCGATCTGACAGAGGTCGGTGGAGAACGTTATTTTTTCTGTAATGAGCAGAACGAAAAAGGTGAGCCGGTCACCTGGCAGGGGCGACAGTATCAGCCATATCCCATTCAGGGGAGTGGTCTTGAACTGAATGGCAAAGGCACCAGTACGCGCCCCACGCTGACGGTTTCTAACCTGTACGGTATGGTCACCGGGATGGCGGAAGATCTGCAGAGTTTGGTCGGCGGAACGGTGGTCCGGCGTAAGGTTTACGCCCGTTTTCTGGATGCGGTGAACTTCGTCAACGGAAACAGCGACGCCGATCCGGAGCAGGAGGTGATCAGCCGCTGGCGCATCGAGCAGTGCAGCGAACTGAGCGCGGTGAGTGCCTCCTTTGTACTGTCCACGCCGACGGAAACGGATGGCGCTGTTTTTCCGGGACGTATCATGCTGGCCAACACCTGCACCTGGACCTATCGCGGCGATGAGTGCGGTTATCACGGTCCGGCGGTCGCGGATGAATATGACCAGCCAACGTCCGATATCACGAAGGATAAATGCAGCAAATGCCTGAGCGGTTGTAAGTTCCGCAATAACGTCGGCAACTTTGGCGGCTTCCTTTCCATTAACAAACTTTCGCAGTAAATCCCATGACACAGACAGAATCAGCGATTCTGGCGCACGCCCGGCGATGTGCGCCAGCGGAGTCGTGCGGCTTCGTGGTAAGCACGCCGGAGGGGGAAAGATATTTCCCCTGCGTGAATATCTCCGGTGAGCCGGAGGCGTATTTCCGTATGTCGCCGGAAGACTGGCTGCAGGCAGAAATGCAGGGTGAGATTGTGGCGCTGGTCCACAGCCACCCCGGTGGTCAGCCCTGGCTGAGTGAGGCCGACAGGCGGCTGCAGGTGCAGAGTGATTTGCCGTGGTGGCTGGTCTGCCGGGGGGCGATTCACAAGTTCCGCTGTGTGCCGCATCTCACCGGGCGGCGCTTTGAGCACGGGGTGACGGACTGTTACACGCTGTTCCGGGATGCTTATCATCTGGCGGGGATTGAGATGCCGGATTTTCATCGCGGGGATGACTGGTGGCGTAACGGTCAGAATCTCTATCTTGACAATATGGAGGCGACTGGTTTTTACCGTGTCGCACTGACAGAGGCGCAGCCTGGCGACGTGCTGCTGTGCTGCTTTGGTTCATCGGTGCCGAATCATGCCGCCATTTACTGTGGTGACGGCGAGCTGCTGCACCATATTCCTGAACAACTGAGCAAACGAGAGAGGTATACCGACAAATGGCAGCGACGCACACACTCCCTCTGGCGTCACCGGGCATGGCGCGCATCTGCCTTTACGGGGATTTACAACGATTTGGCCGCCGCATCGATCTGCGTGTGAAAACGGGGGCCGAAGCCATCCGGGCGCTGGCCATGCAGATCCCGGCGTTTCGTCAGAAGCTGAGCGACGGCTGGTATCAGGTACGCATTGCCGGGCGTGATACAGGTGAAACGGAATTATCAGCCCGTCTTAATGAACCGCTGGCAAATGGTGCTGTGATCCATATCGTGCCGCGTCTGGCGGGAGCCAAAAGTGGCGGTGTGTTTCAGGCTGTGCTGGGGGCGGCTGTTATGGCGGTTGCTATATGGATGCCGGGGGTAGGAATTATGGCGAGTAATCTGCTGTTTTCTCTCGGTGCCAGTATGACGCTTGGCGGTGTTGCACAGATGCTGGCCCCTAAACCCAAAACCCCCCGCACACAGACAACGGATAACGGCAAACAGAACACCTATTTTTCTTCACTGGATAATATGGTTGCCCAGGGCAATGTCCTGCCCGTTCTGTACGGTGAAATGCGTGTGGGGTCACGTGTGGTTTCTCAGGAGATCAGCACGGCAGACGAAGGGGACGGTGGTCAGGTTGTGGTGATTGGTCGCTGATGCAAAACATTTTATGTGAAACCGCCTGCGGGCGGTTTTGTCGTTTATGGAGCATGACGAATGGGTAAAGGCAGCAGTAAGGGGCATACCCCGCGCGAAGCGAAGGACAACCTGAAGTCCACGCAGTTGCTGAGTGTGATCGATGCCATCAGCGAAGGGCCGGTTGAAGGTCCGGTGGATGGCTTAAAAAGCGTGCTGCTGAACAGTACGCCGGTGCTGGACACTGAGGGGAATACCAACATCTCCGGTGTCACGGTGGTGTTCCGGGCCGGTGAGCAGGAGCAGTCACCGCCGGAGGGATTTGAATCCTCCGGCTCCGAGACGGTGCTGGGTACGGAAGTGAAATATGACACGCCGATCACCCGGACCATCACGTCGGCAAACATTGACCGTCTGCGTTTTACTTTCGGCGTGCAGGCACTGGTGGAAACCACCTCAAAGGGGGACAGGAATCCATCGGAAGTCCGCCTGCTGGTTCAGATACAACGTAACGGTGGCTGGGTGACGGAAAAAGACATCACCATTAAGGGTAAAACCTCTTCACAGTATCTGGCCTCGGTGGTGGTGGATAACCTGCCGCCGCGCCCGTTTAATATCCGGATGCGCAGGATGACGCCGGACAGCACC
The nucleotide sequence above comes from Escherichia coli. Encoded proteins:
- the gpG gene encoding phage tail assembly chaperone G — protein: MFLKTESFEHNGVTVTLSELSALQRIEHLALMKRQAEQAESDSNRKFTVEDAIRTGAFLVAMSLWHNHPQKTQMPSMNEAVKQIEQEVLTTWPTEAISHAENVVYRLSGMYEFVVNNAPEQTEDAGPAEPVSAGKCSTVS
- a CDS encoding phage tail assembly protein T, with amino-acid sequence MFDGELSFALKLAREMGRPDWRAMLAGMSSTEYADWHRFYSTHYFHDVLLDMHFSGLTYTVLSLFFSDPDMHPLDFSLLNRREADEEPEDDVLMQKAAGLAGGVRFGPDGNEVIPASPDVADMTEDDVMLMTVSEGIAGGVRYG
- a CDS encoding phage tail protein, with amino-acid sequence MPVPNPAIPVKGAGTTLWVYNGSGDPYANPLSDVDWSRLAKVKDLTPGELTAESYDDSYLDDEDADWTATGQGQKSAGDTSFTLAWMPGEQGQQALLAWFNEGDTRAYKIRFPNGTVDVFRGWVSSIGKAVTAKEVITRTVKVTNVGRPSMAEDRSTVTAATGMTVTPASTSVVKGQSTTLTVAFQPEGVTDKSFRAVSADKTKATVSVSGMTITVNGVAAGKVNIPVVSGNGEFAAVAEITVTAS
- a CDS encoding phage minor tail protein L produces the protein MQDIRQETLNECTRAEQSASVVLWEIDLTEVGGERYFFCNEQNEKGEPVTWQGRQYQPYPIQGSGLELNGKGTSTRPTLTVSNLYGMVTGMAEDLQSLVGGTVVRRKVYARFLDAVNFVNGNSDADPEQEVISRWRIEQCSELSAVSASFVLSTPTETDGAVFPGRIMLANTCTWTYRGDECGYHGPAVADEYDQPTSDITKDKCSKCLSGCKFRNNVGNFGGFLSINKLSQ
- a CDS encoding phage tail tape measure protein, whose translation is MAEPVGDLVVDLSLDAARFDEQMARVRRHFSGTESDAKKTAAVVEQSLSRQALAAQKAGISVGQYKAAMRMLPAQFTDVATQLAGGQSPWLILLQQGGQVKDSFGGMIPMFRGLAGAITLPMVGATSLAVATGALAYAWYQGNSTLSDFNKTLVLSGNQAGLTADRMLVLSRAGQAAGLTFNQTSESLSALVKAGVSGEAQIASISQSVARFSSASGVEVDKVAEAFGKLTTDPTSGLTAMARQFHNVTAEQIAYVAQLQRSGDEAGALQAANEAATKGFDDQTRRLKENMGTLETWADRTARAFKSMWDAVLDIGRPDTAQEMLIKAEAAFKKADDIWSLRKDDYFVNDEARARYWDDREKARLALEAARKKAEQQSQQDKNAQQQSDTEASRLKYTEEAQKAYERLQTPLEKYTARQEELNKALKDGKILQADYNTLMAAAKKDYEATLKKPKQSGVKVSAGDRQEDSAHAALLTLQAELRTLEKHAGANEKISQQRRDLWKAESQFAVLEEAAQRRQLSAQEKSLLAHKDETLEYKRQLAALGDKVTYQERLNALAQQADKFAQQQRAKRAAIDAKSRGLTDRQAEREATEQRLKEQYGDNPLALNNVMSEQKKTWAAEDQLRGNWMAGLKSGWSEWEESATDSMSQVKSAATQTFDGIAQNMAAMLTGSEQNWRSFTRSVLSMMTEILLKQAMVGIVGSIGSAIGGGASASGGTAIQAAAAKFHFATGGFTGTGGKYEPAGIVHRGEFVFTKEATSRIGVGNLYRLMRGYAEGGYVGGAGSPAQMRRAEGINFNQNNHVVIQNDGTNGLPGPQMMKAVYDMARKGARDEIQTQMRDGGLFSGGGR
- a CDS encoding phage minor tail U family protein yields the protein MKHTELRAAVLDALEKHDTGATFFDGRPAVFDEADFPAVAVYLTGAEYTGEELDSDTWQAELHIEVFLPAQVPDSELDAWMESRIYPVMSDIPALSDLITSMVASGYDYRRDDDAGLWSSADLTYVITYEM
- a CDS encoding tail assembly protein, with the protein product MARICLYGDLQRFGRRIDLRVKTGAEAIRALAMQIPAFRQKLSDGWYQVRIAGRDTGETELSARLNEPLANGAVIHIVPRLAGAKSGGVFQAVLGAAVMAVAIWMPGVGIMASNLLFSLGASMTLGGVAQMLAPKPKTPRTQTTDNGKQNTYFSSLDNMVAQGNVLPVLYGEMRVGSRVVSQEISTADEGDGGQVVVIGR
- a CDS encoding phage tail protein, producing the protein MKTFRWKVKPGMDVASAPSVRKVRFGDGYSQRAPAGLNADLKTYSVTLSVPRWEATALESFLAEHGGWKSFLWTPPYEWRQIKVTCAKWSSRVSMLRVEFSAEFEQVVN
- a CDS encoding phage tail protein, which encodes MAIKGLEQAVENLSRISRTAVPGAAAMAINRVASSAISQSASQVARETKVRRKLVKERARLKRATVKNPQARIKVNRGDLPVIKLGNARIVLSRRRRRKKGQRSALKGGGSVLVVGNRRIPGAFIQQLKNGRWHVMQRVAGKNRYPIDVVKIPMAVPLTTAFKQNIERIRRERLPKELGYALQHQLRMVIKR
- a CDS encoding C40 family peptidase, whose product is MTQTESAILAHARRCAPAESCGFVVSTPEGERYFPCVNISGEPEAYFRMSPEDWLQAEMQGEIVALVHSHPGGQPWLSEADRRLQVQSDLPWWLVCRGAIHKFRCVPHLTGRRFEHGVTDCYTLFRDAYHLAGIEMPDFHRGDDWWRNGQNLYLDNMEATGFYRVALTEAQPGDVLLCCFGSSVPNHAAIYCGDGELLHHIPEQLSKRERYTDKWQRRTHSLWRHRAWRASAFTGIYNDLAAASICV